One Camelina sativa cultivar DH55 chromosome 3, Cs, whole genome shotgun sequence genomic window carries:
- the LOC104768325 gene encoding protein FAM135B-like isoform X1 produces MLRRLGWLVGLSQRSRQTKTLDVEPYVARVKPVLMVDTVQEIAIYIHRFHNLDLFQQGWYQIKISMRWEDGDNNSCGIPSRVVQYEALDSTSNGTNGVWKIDDKDNSFLSQPFRIKYARQDVRLCMMVSFTMPLERYEGSATSAVILKFELLYSPVMEDVSVTHSDASSAALHEFRIPPKALSGVHSYCPVHFDTFHAVLIDVSVHISIMKSAAYKRPAILSSDASNGKNLASGNVQSSKKAFAQIASADNKLVSFVKALLGARDTLLEELQILSKAVGQTVDLSEFISSMDSALLSDSASTGKSVEVEGSIQGKQQDSLEKLNSPFDLASDDLLHNLSKDHLSRTFHLLGTQLHYLWNTFLTFHRDNYTKILEHLHDIWTKDRRAEWSIWMVYSKVEMPHHFISGMDDISNHSSHKRVSSVLKLNDPAQVASTRAELHRRSIAQMRINNRAIQDMHIFGDPMRVPIVIIERVWNAPRRTFSDNSYMRHVDKIDSSLLNGHDDESGTKKHNNPQHSGRELKIVVFVHGFQGHHLDLRLIRNQWLLIDPKIEFLMSEANEEKTHGDFREMGQRLAQEIVSFYKKKKDKHARYGRLKNIKLSFVGHSIGNVIIRAAIADSLMDPYRKYFHTYLSLSGPHLGYLYSSNSLFNSGLWLLKKLKSTQVIHQLTLTDDPDLQNTFIYKLCKQKTLGSFKNIILLSSPQDGYVPYHSARIESCQPASFDNSKKGVAFLEMLNNCMDQIRGPSPETPHHQRVFMGCDVNFDTTLYGRNLNSFIGRAAHIEFLESDIFARFIMWSFQDLFR; encoded by the exons ATGTTACGCCGTCTTGGATGGTTAGTTGGACTGAGCCAAAGAAGTAGGCAAACAAAGACGCTTGATGTTGAGCCTTACGTAGCCAGGGTTAAACCAGTGCTAATGGTCGACACAGTTCAGGAGATTGCTATCTATATCCATAGGTTTCATAACCTTGATCTTTTCCAGCAAGG ATGGTATCAAATAAAAATCAGCATGAGATGGGAGGACGGTGATAACAACTCCTGTGGTATTCCTTCACGAGTTGTTCAGTATGAAG CTCTTGATTCAACTTCAAACGGCACAAATGGAGTGTGGAAGATAGATGATAAAGACAATAGTTTCTTATCACAGCCCTTCCGCATTAAATATGCAAGGCAGGATGTTCGTCTATGCATGATGGTCTCGTTTACTATGCCCCTTGAAAGATATGAG GGGTCAGCTACATCTGCTGTTATTTTGAAGTTTGAGCTCTTGTATTCCCCAGTTATGGAGGATGTATCAGTGACACATTCAGATGCTTCTTCTGCAGCATTGCATGAATTTCGTATTCCTCCTAAAGCGCTCTCAGGGGTGCATTCTTACTGTCCGGTGCACTTTGATACCTTTCACGCAGTTCTTATTGATGTTAGTGTCCACATCAGTATCATGAAATCCGCAGCTTACAAACGGCCTGCAATATTATCAAG TGATGCAAGTAATGGTAAAAATTTGGCCAGCGGCAATGTTCAGTCCTCCAAAAAA GCCTTCGCACAGATTGCTTCTGCCGACAATAAGCTTGTATCATTTGTTAAAGCCTTACTTGGAGCCCGTGACACTTTGCTTGAAGAACTGCAAATACTTAGCAAGGCAGTTGGTCAAACAGTGGACTTGTCTGAGTTTATATCCAGTATGGACAGTGCTCTTTTGTCTGACTCAGCTTCAACTGGTAAATCTGTTGAAGTTGAAGGTTCAATACAAGGCAAGCAACAAGACAGTCTTGAG AAGTTGAATAGCCCATTTGATTTAGCAAGTGATGACTTGCTTCACAACCTCTCAAAGGACCATCTATCTCGAACCTTTCACTTACTGGGCACCCAGCTTCATTATCTTTGGAATACCTTTTTGACATTTCATCG GGACAATTATACAAAAATCTTGGAACATCTTCACGATATCTGGACAAAAGATCGAAGAGCTGAATGGTCGATATGGATGGTGTACTCCAAGGTTGAAATGCCACATCATTTTATAAGTGGAATGGACGATATTTCAAACCATAGTTCACACAAAAGAGTCTCAAGTGTGTTGAAGCTGAATGAT CCTGCACAAGTTGCATCCACCCGCGCTGAACTTCACCGTCGTAGTATTGCACAAATGCgg ATTAACAACCGGGCGATACAAGACATGCATATATTTGGTGATCCTATGCGGGTTCCTATTGTTATAATTGAACGTGTTTGGAATGCACCAAGGCGTACTTTCAGTGATAATTCGTACATGAGACATGTTGATAAAATCGATTCTAGCTTACTTAATGGGCACGATGATGAGAGTGGGACGAAAAAACATAATAACCCTCAGCATAGTGGGCGTGAGCTGAAGATCGTTGTGTTTGTTCATGGTTTCCAG GGGCATCACTTAGACCTAAGGCTTATCCGGAATCAGTGGCTCCTAATTGATCCAAAGATAGAATTTCTAATGTCTGAGGCAAATGAGGAGAAAACACATGGCGACTTCAGGGAAATGGGTCAGAGGCTTGCACAGGAAATTGTTTCTttctacaagaagaaaaaggataaaCATGCGAGATACGGGCGCTTGAAAAACATTAAGCTGAGTTTTGTTGGACATTCAATCGGTAACGTCATCATCAGAGCTGCAATAGCTG ATAGTTTGATGGATCCATACAGGAAGTATTTTCATACATATCTATCGCTTTCGGGTCCACATTTGGGATATCTATACAGTTCAAATTCCTTGTTTAATTCTGGACTTTGGCTcctgaagaagttgaagagtACTCAGGTTATTCATCAGCTTACACTCACAGATGATCCTGATCTCCAGAATACTTTCATTTACAAGCTCTGCAAG CAAAAGACTTTGGgaagtttcaaaaatattattctgcTGTCTTCCCCTCAG GATGGGTATGTTCCATATCACTCAGCCAGGATCGAATCTTGCCAACCAGCTTCTTTCGACAACTCAAAGAAAGGTGTTGCTTTCTTGGAGATGCTCAATAACTGCATGGATCAAATACGTGGGCCGTCCCCAGAAACTCCGCACCACCAGAGAGTGTTCATGGGCTGCGATGTCAACTTCGACACAACCTTGTATGGTCGTAACCTGAACTCATTCATCGGCCGTGCTGCTCACATCGAATTCTTGGAGTCTGATATCTTTGCAAGATTCATAATGTGGTCATTCCAAGATCTGTTCCGCTGA
- the LOC104768325 gene encoding protein FAM135B-like isoform X2 — MLRRLGWLVGLSQRSRQTKTLDVEPYVARVKPVLMVDTVQEIAIYIHRFHNLDLFQQGWYQIKISMRWEDGDNNSCGIPSRVVQYEALDSTSNGTNGVWKIDDKDNSFLSQPFRIKYARQDVRLCMMVSFTMPLERYEGSATSAVILKFELLYSPVMEDVSVTHSDASSAALHEFRIPPKALSGVHSYCPVHFDTFHAVLIDVSVHISIMKSAAYKRPAILSSDASNGKNLASGNVQSSKKAFAQIASADNKLVSFVKALLGARDTLLEELQILSKAVGQTVDLSEFISSMDSALLSDSASTGKSVEVEGSIQGKQQDSLELNSPFDLASDDLLHNLSKDHLSRTFHLLGTQLHYLWNTFLTFHRDNYTKILEHLHDIWTKDRRAEWSIWMVYSKVEMPHHFISGMDDISNHSSHKRVSSVLKLNDPAQVASTRAELHRRSIAQMRINNRAIQDMHIFGDPMRVPIVIIERVWNAPRRTFSDNSYMRHVDKIDSSLLNGHDDESGTKKHNNPQHSGRELKIVVFVHGFQGHHLDLRLIRNQWLLIDPKIEFLMSEANEEKTHGDFREMGQRLAQEIVSFYKKKKDKHARYGRLKNIKLSFVGHSIGNVIIRAAIADSLMDPYRKYFHTYLSLSGPHLGYLYSSNSLFNSGLWLLKKLKSTQVIHQLTLTDDPDLQNTFIYKLCKQKTLGSFKNIILLSSPQDGYVPYHSARIESCQPASFDNSKKGVAFLEMLNNCMDQIRGPSPETPHHQRVFMGCDVNFDTTLYGRNLNSFIGRAAHIEFLESDIFARFIMWSFQDLFR; from the exons ATGTTACGCCGTCTTGGATGGTTAGTTGGACTGAGCCAAAGAAGTAGGCAAACAAAGACGCTTGATGTTGAGCCTTACGTAGCCAGGGTTAAACCAGTGCTAATGGTCGACACAGTTCAGGAGATTGCTATCTATATCCATAGGTTTCATAACCTTGATCTTTTCCAGCAAGG ATGGTATCAAATAAAAATCAGCATGAGATGGGAGGACGGTGATAACAACTCCTGTGGTATTCCTTCACGAGTTGTTCAGTATGAAG CTCTTGATTCAACTTCAAACGGCACAAATGGAGTGTGGAAGATAGATGATAAAGACAATAGTTTCTTATCACAGCCCTTCCGCATTAAATATGCAAGGCAGGATGTTCGTCTATGCATGATGGTCTCGTTTACTATGCCCCTTGAAAGATATGAG GGGTCAGCTACATCTGCTGTTATTTTGAAGTTTGAGCTCTTGTATTCCCCAGTTATGGAGGATGTATCAGTGACACATTCAGATGCTTCTTCTGCAGCATTGCATGAATTTCGTATTCCTCCTAAAGCGCTCTCAGGGGTGCATTCTTACTGTCCGGTGCACTTTGATACCTTTCACGCAGTTCTTATTGATGTTAGTGTCCACATCAGTATCATGAAATCCGCAGCTTACAAACGGCCTGCAATATTATCAAG TGATGCAAGTAATGGTAAAAATTTGGCCAGCGGCAATGTTCAGTCCTCCAAAAAA GCCTTCGCACAGATTGCTTCTGCCGACAATAAGCTTGTATCATTTGTTAAAGCCTTACTTGGAGCCCGTGACACTTTGCTTGAAGAACTGCAAATACTTAGCAAGGCAGTTGGTCAAACAGTGGACTTGTCTGAGTTTATATCCAGTATGGACAGTGCTCTTTTGTCTGACTCAGCTTCAACTGGTAAATCTGTTGAAGTTGAAGGTTCAATACAAGGCAAGCAACAAGACAGTCTTGAG TTGAATAGCCCATTTGATTTAGCAAGTGATGACTTGCTTCACAACCTCTCAAAGGACCATCTATCTCGAACCTTTCACTTACTGGGCACCCAGCTTCATTATCTTTGGAATACCTTTTTGACATTTCATCG GGACAATTATACAAAAATCTTGGAACATCTTCACGATATCTGGACAAAAGATCGAAGAGCTGAATGGTCGATATGGATGGTGTACTCCAAGGTTGAAATGCCACATCATTTTATAAGTGGAATGGACGATATTTCAAACCATAGTTCACACAAAAGAGTCTCAAGTGTGTTGAAGCTGAATGAT CCTGCACAAGTTGCATCCACCCGCGCTGAACTTCACCGTCGTAGTATTGCACAAATGCgg ATTAACAACCGGGCGATACAAGACATGCATATATTTGGTGATCCTATGCGGGTTCCTATTGTTATAATTGAACGTGTTTGGAATGCACCAAGGCGTACTTTCAGTGATAATTCGTACATGAGACATGTTGATAAAATCGATTCTAGCTTACTTAATGGGCACGATGATGAGAGTGGGACGAAAAAACATAATAACCCTCAGCATAGTGGGCGTGAGCTGAAGATCGTTGTGTTTGTTCATGGTTTCCAG GGGCATCACTTAGACCTAAGGCTTATCCGGAATCAGTGGCTCCTAATTGATCCAAAGATAGAATTTCTAATGTCTGAGGCAAATGAGGAGAAAACACATGGCGACTTCAGGGAAATGGGTCAGAGGCTTGCACAGGAAATTGTTTCTttctacaagaagaaaaaggataaaCATGCGAGATACGGGCGCTTGAAAAACATTAAGCTGAGTTTTGTTGGACATTCAATCGGTAACGTCATCATCAGAGCTGCAATAGCTG ATAGTTTGATGGATCCATACAGGAAGTATTTTCATACATATCTATCGCTTTCGGGTCCACATTTGGGATATCTATACAGTTCAAATTCCTTGTTTAATTCTGGACTTTGGCTcctgaagaagttgaagagtACTCAGGTTATTCATCAGCTTACACTCACAGATGATCCTGATCTCCAGAATACTTTCATTTACAAGCTCTGCAAG CAAAAGACTTTGGgaagtttcaaaaatattattctgcTGTCTTCCCCTCAG GATGGGTATGTTCCATATCACTCAGCCAGGATCGAATCTTGCCAACCAGCTTCTTTCGACAACTCAAAGAAAGGTGTTGCTTTCTTGGAGATGCTCAATAACTGCATGGATCAAATACGTGGGCCGTCCCCAGAAACTCCGCACCACCAGAGAGTGTTCATGGGCTGCGATGTCAACTTCGACACAACCTTGTATGGTCGTAACCTGAACTCATTCATCGGCCGTGCTGCTCACATCGAATTCTTGGAGTCTGATATCTTTGCAAGATTCATAATGTGGTCATTCCAAGATCTGTTCCGCTGA